In one window of Terriglobia bacterium DNA:
- a CDS encoding helix-turn-helix transcriptional regulator, with protein MDIAQLIQQKLTELGLDQKDLADAAEITESYVSQLLSRKKMPPAPERTDIYEKLGAILKLPAGKLAGLADLERRQELKKKIQSPPLPLFREVRELLLKKCRPGKRPQIRAIFEKEPFGELERLITQKLLDVVQALAKEELGNEKWLRIVARETDRSYKQRRVAVLEFLDADIFNITPECCTAFLDPLIRLWEIDLASFSLEIALNRSVAPAKVKRFEFVEKVDEGSSSAEPGLREFLRDQSLRRDATPDEIEFLQQLRFKDGLRPTALYYYREMQNLRDPLHFQRK; from the coding sequence ATGGATATAGCTCAATTGATTCAGCAGAAGCTTACCGAGCTGGGATTGGACCAGAAGGATCTGGCTGATGCTGCAGAAATCACCGAGTCCTATGTCTCTCAGTTATTAAGCCGGAAGAAAATGCCGCCCGCTCCGGAGCGAACCGACATCTATGAAAAGCTTGGCGCGATCTTGAAGCTGCCTGCCGGGAAGCTGGCCGGCCTGGCGGATCTCGAGCGCAGGCAGGAACTGAAGAAGAAGATACAGAGTCCGCCGCTTCCGTTGTTTCGAGAGGTTCGCGAACTGCTTCTCAAAAAATGCAGGCCGGGGAAGCGGCCGCAGATACGAGCAATTTTCGAGAAGGAACCGTTTGGCGAGCTTGAGCGTTTGATCACCCAGAAGCTCCTGGATGTGGTCCAGGCGCTGGCCAAAGAGGAACTCGGGAACGAAAAGTGGCTTCGCATCGTAGCCCGGGAAACCGACCGGAGTTATAAACAAAGGCGTGTCGCCGTTCTCGAATTCCTGGATGCCGATATCTTCAACATAACGCCGGAATGTTGCACCGCTTTCCTGGATCCGCTGATCCGATTGTGGGAAATCGATCTCGCTTCATTTAGCCTGGAGATCGCCTTGAATCGCAGTGTGGCGCCCGCGAAGGTTAAGAGATTCGAATTCGTGGAAAAGGTAGATGAAGGTTCTTCGTCTGCAGAGCCGGGCCTGCGGGAGTTTCTCAGGGATCAATCTCTAAGGAGAGACGCAACGCCGGACGAAATCGAGTTTCTTCAGCAGTTGCGCTTCAAAGATGGGTTGCGCCCAACTGCGCTCTATTACTATCGCGAGATGCAAAACCTCCGAGACCCGCTTCATTTCCAGCGAAAGTAG
- the groL gene encoding chaperonin GroEL (60 kDa chaperone family; promotes refolding of misfolded polypeptides especially under stressful conditions; forms two stacked rings of heptamers to form a barrel-shaped 14mer; ends can be capped by GroES; misfolded proteins enter the barrel where they are refolded when GroES binds), whose protein sequence is MAKQIVHGEDSRQAILRGINVLANAVKITLGPKGRNVVLDKKFGSPLITKDGVTVAKEIELKDPLENMGAQMVKEVASKTSDIAGDGTTTATVLAQAIFREGVKTVAAGANPMAVKRGIEKAVEIVTEQIKKLSKPVSGDMIAQVATVSANDDSTIGNIIADAMKKVGKDGVITVEEAKTIDSTLEVVEGMQFDRGYLSPYFVTDPDRMECVLENCFILICEKKVSTMKDLLPILEQVSKMGRALLIIAEDIEGEALATLVVNKLRGTLQSAAVKAPGFGDRRKAMLDDIAILTNGRSITEDLGIKLENIKVEDLGTAKRVVIDKDNTTLIEGAGKRAAIEGRVKQIRTQMEDTSSDYDREKLQERLAKLVGGVAIIKVGAATEIEMKEKKARVEDAMHATRAAVEEGIVPGGGVAFLRAIPALEKLKLEDDEQIGVTIVKRALEEPLRLIVSNAGHEGAVVVEKVRDSKQANFGFNAATEEYTDMISAGILDPAKVTRSALQNAASIAALMLTTEALISEIPDAEKAIAMPGNGGPPMY, encoded by the coding sequence ATGGCGAAACAGATCGTTCACGGCGAAGATTCACGTCAGGCAATTCTGCGCGGCATCAATGTGCTCGCGAATGCGGTCAAGATTACGCTTGGGCCAAAGGGCCGTAACGTGGTTCTCGATAAGAAATTCGGTTCGCCGCTGATTACGAAAGACGGCGTTACAGTCGCAAAAGAAATCGAACTGAAAGATCCCCTGGAAAATATGGGCGCCCAGATGGTGAAAGAAGTCGCCTCGAAAACCAGTGACATCGCCGGCGATGGCACGACGACTGCCACCGTTCTGGCACAGGCGATCTTCCGTGAAGGCGTGAAGACTGTGGCAGCGGGAGCAAACCCGATGGCAGTGAAGAGAGGCATCGAAAAGGCCGTTGAGATAGTGACCGAACAGATCAAGAAACTGTCGAAGCCGGTGAGCGGGGACATGATCGCTCAGGTTGCTACGGTTTCTGCAAATGACGACTCGACAATCGGCAATATCATCGCTGACGCCATGAAGAAGGTGGGCAAGGACGGCGTGATCACGGTCGAAGAGGCAAAGACGATCGACAGCACCCTCGAAGTGGTCGAAGGCATGCAGTTCGACCGCGGGTATCTGTCACCATACTTCGTTACCGACCCGGACCGCATGGAATGCGTGCTGGAAAATTGTTTCATTCTCATCTGCGAGAAGAAGGTCAGCACAATGAAAGACCTCCTGCCGATCCTGGAACAGGTGTCGAAGATGGGGCGCGCCCTGTTGATCATTGCGGAAGACATTGAAGGGGAAGCGCTCGCCACGCTCGTCGTGAACAAGCTGCGCGGCACCCTGCAATCGGCCGCGGTAAAAGCGCCTGGCTTCGGCGATCGCCGGAAGGCGATGCTGGATGATATTGCAATCCTTACCAATGGCCGTTCGATCACCGAAGACCTTGGAATCAAGCTGGAAAATATCAAAGTAGAAGATCTTGGTACGGCGAAAAGAGTTGTCATCGACAAGGACAACACCACCCTGATCGAGGGCGCCGGAAAACGCGCGGCCATCGAGGGACGTGTGAAACAGATTCGCACTCAGATGGAGGATACAAGTTCCGACTATGACCGCGAAAAACTCCAGGAACGGTTGGCGAAGCTTGTCGGCGGCGTGGCCATTATCAAGGTCGGCGCGGCAACCGAGATCGAAATGAAGGAAAAGAAAGCGCGTGTTGAAGACGCGATGCATGCGACTCGTGCTGCTGTGGAGGAAGGTATCGTTCCTGGAGGCGGCGTCGCATTCCTGCGCGCAATTCCGGCTCTTGAGAAGCTGAAGCTCGAAGATGACGAACAAATCGGCGTAACGATTGTGAAGCGAGCCCTTGAAGAGCCCCTCCGGCTAATCGTCTCCAATGCGGGACATGAAGGAGCTGTCGTTGTTGAGAAAGTGCGCGATTCGAAACAGGCAAACTTTGGATTCAATGCCGCAACCGAAGAGTACACGGATATGATCTCTGCCGGAATTCTCGATCCAGCCAAGGTCACCCGTTCTGCACTCCAGAACGCAGCCTCGATTGCGGCCTTGATGCTCACGACCGAAGCCCTCATCTCGGAAATCCCGGACGCAGAAAAAGCTATAGCTATGCCGGGCAATGGCGGACCACCAATGTACTAG
- the groES gene encoding co-chaperone GroES: MRVRPLHDRVLIKRIEEQETIKGGIIIPDTAKEKSQEGEVVAVGTGKRLEDGTIAALEVKEGDRILFGKYSGTEIKVENQDYLILREDEIMGVFTTAGKAAGKK, translated from the coding sequence ATGAGAGTACGACCATTACACGATCGCGTACTGATTAAGCGGATCGAAGAGCAGGAAACCATAAAAGGGGGAATCATTATCCCGGATACCGCAAAGGAGAAGTCGCAGGAAGGTGAAGTGGTAGCCGTTGGAACCGGCAAGAGGCTGGAGGACGGTACGATTGCAGCTTTGGAAGTCAAAGAAGGGGACCGGATACTTTTTGGAAAGTACTCAGGAACCGAAATCAAAGTTGAGAATCAGGACTATCTGATCTTGCGCGAAGACGAAATCATGGGTGTTTTCACAACCGCCGGCAAAGCAGCCGGCAAGAAATAG